ACAATATAAGCTGCAAGTAACGATGGGTGCTGAATGTTCGATTTCCTGTTTGAATCTTTTGCGTCATGGGTTTGTTTCAGATATTGCAGTTAACTCTGTCATGATATTCGATGAAGTAACTGGTATATTATTGCCCCTGGTTTCTCCCGTGCTGTTTGAATCGGACGAAAACATGCCGGACAAATACATGTTTGTGATTGATCACCTTCAATCAGGGATTAAAATGATAAGCCGTATACCTGTTTCTTCatccatttttctctccctagaGATATGCTGCCCACTCCACAGTCAATCGTCGACTCAAActtctctatttttggccaaTCACCTTCATTAAGGAGTTGTCGATCTGTTTCCCGTCGACGACCCCTAATTACACCCTTATTAAATCCGATAAGAGTTGCATAAAGTAATTAGAGTATATACATATAAAGTATAGTCCAGAGGATACTTTTGTTATAGATTTTGTTAAGAAATGTAATTAAAGTatgtaattaaagaaaaataaaaaaattcagttgaattattattaaaaaaaaaaatattgttctgTTCGATAAAAAGCATTTATCCGTTATAGATTTCCAAATGTCTTTTGCTTTGATGTCTTATAGGggattattttgaatttgatccagtaagaaagttgaaaacataatttaaaattttattctgaGTTTTGGTAGCGCTTTTCTGATCTTCTTGTTTGTATACTTTGTCTTGTTTATCTCCAACGCTTTCTTTCCAACAATTCTTATGCGGATTTGTGGAATTGTTCTGCTTGTTCATTTCTCCTCGATGTCATCCGGGTGTTGCGAACGTTTGCGTTTGTCTTTTGGGGACAATGGATGACGCTGAATGGATGACCTTTCGGGTTGATACATCAGATTCCAACCATTCATATTCTCTAACttggtgaaaaaaattttgaaattttcttggcCCATATACCAGAATAATTCGTCAAAGCCGAAATCGTCTTCTTCGTGTTTTTGTTGGAAACACAAAGGAAAGAGCAGAGAAAATTACTTTGTGTGACTCAAGCCGACGCGGGTGTAAAGGGAAAGTTGGCAGCCATCAGAGGCCTTGACGACGGGCGGATCGGCGTTATCGGTCAACGCCACCAGCACTTTAAACGGTATTGAGCCTACTATTGACAACCGTCACAGATAGAataatgtaaataaataataatgacacgatgtgtttgtttttttgaaattattattatttttttttctttgtaacgTTGCTCTAATAGGGCTTTTTCACATCGCGAAAATCCGACTTCCAGAAAAGATGGCAACGCATGATATGtctagttttttttcgtttacatGTCAAAGGCCATAAGAAATCTGAGtggcttcaataaaaaaaatctagtgtttttaattcggaatatttcttcaaaagaatTACACAGTGCTCTAGGTAAGATATCGGTCGTTAATTTGATGTATAATTTACTaggattaaaaaattgttttgggctaaaaatttaaatgtaaaactttgttttggtttttttgagggaagaacggggagaagagggagaatgggagggaggagggcgtacgaaaaaaaaggggacccacgtttcctcttctcccccattcgtcccattctccctcttctccccgttcttccctcaaaaaaaccaaaacaaagttttacatttaaatttttagcccaaaacaattttttaatcctAGTAAATTATACATCAAATTAACGACCGATATCTTACCTAGAGCACTGTGTAattcttttgaagaaatattccgaattaaaaacactagatattttttattgaagccaCTTAGATTTCTTATGGCCTTTGCCatgtaaacgaaaaaaactagACATATCatgcgttgccagatttctGGAAGTCGGATTTTCGCGATGTGAAAAAGCCCTATACGAATTTGTTAGGTCCCAACGTCCCATGTGTATTGTTGAACCAGCTTGGACAATTACAGTAAGTTTGTTTAGGAATCTCAAATATGTCTTGGCATTGAAATCGTCAATAAGCAATTAGCAAATAGGAAGTTTGTTTTACATCTTTTAATCTAGTTTGTTGATCCATAAACCGAAGCTTCTTTTAAAagagttttgtattttttattctacAAGTACTTCttgaatttcatattttaacCCAACGAAATCCCAAATGtgagagtgaaaaaaaaacacaataataATGGCGGTTTGAAGAATAAAAGtcatttgttaaaaataaaatcctttGCCCTAGCAAacataccttttttttctttgttatcaTCGGAAGAGTAGTCCTCTTTACTATCCGAAGTCTCTCGTCTTGTCATATCCGATTGATTATTATGCTGGTTGAGGATAGGGCCACTAGCAGCTCTCGTATTATATCCAGAGGAATAATTTATGGAAGCACCAGCGGTATTTGTAGTAGTCATCCGATAGCCGTCAACGGTGCCTTGTTGAGAATATTGGAATGTTTTCGATCCGTAATTTCCTCTGTAAGATGCTCCACCAGTGTTCGATGATCGGTGCTGTGTCTGCTGGTTAGGGAAACTACGTGCCGTCTTATATGACGCAGAGGCTGATGCATCGGCTGCCAAACAATTTTGCAGTTCCGTTAATGTTTCTAATCGTGTCAGGTAACCGGGCGCTTGTTCCTCGGCGACACGGCTTCTCATCATACTAAGGTAGTCGGATGGAGTGAGCGCATTTGAGCGAAGAGCTGTCGATTCCAGTGAACGGGCATTGATGCCCACCTGTTCCAGCAAACTGAACACTTTGGCTTTCGCCACATTCAATTCGTCCAAGTTGTCAGCGAGAAGTTGCTCAACAGAGACTTTCCTATCGTAATTCGATTCGTATTCGGCTTTCATGTCCTTCAGAGTCGTTGTAATCTTTACTGGAGTCAAACGCCATTCGAATTGCTGGTATTCGTGTTCTGAAGCCGGGCAAGTGCAGAACTCTTTgtcgcattttctttttatagttGCCAATCTTtccgtctttttttgttttactggcCTTTCGCAAGTGTCCCTGCAACGCCGGCAGTTGTAAGCAAAGAATCCTTTTCCGCATGTGAACTTAGTGAGGCGCATTTCCGTCTTTTCAAAGGTAAAATTCTTGTTGGCGTCCATTTTGTGCCCGTATTCCCTCATTTTactctgaaatatttcaatattttcgaTTTTGGCAAAACAGACTTCCAGCTCTTGTTCGATGTTTTTCAACGACTGTTCCAGCAGTCCGCGACTCTGAATGACGTTGCGAGTTGATTTCAAGTCCTTGCCGTTCATTCCTTCCAGCatcgtaaaaaaattgtggaaATTCTCTTTTCCCATATCCCAGAATAGTTCGTCGAAACAGAAATCgtcttctcctttttgatCGTTGTTGGCGTAGAGGACGGAACTGTTAAATTTGCTGAACGTGATTCCAGCCGACACAGATGTCACGGGAAAGTTGGCAGCCAAGCAGGCTTCAACCACTGGAGGGTGGGCATTGTCTGCGAATGTCACAAGCAAGCGAATGTTCTCCTTGACGTCTTTACCGAAGATGGACAGCACAGAATCTATAATATAGCTCTGGGTAGGCGTTAATCGGCTGTTTCCTGAAGCGGCCACAAAACAGGCGGCGTGAATCTCGTCGACACGAGTTTCCGGTTGAGTCAGAAATTGATGAATTTTGCGCGTGATTTCCTTGTCCCTTTGAACTCCTCTCGTGTCTCCGTATCCGGGCGTGTCGATGATCGTGATCGAATAAGGGACGGTCATCCCTTCCTGGTGGTGGATGGTGTAAGCTGTCACGGAACTCGTTTGACTGATCGCCTGGTTCTTGGCGGTCGTTTCGTCATCCCGGACACATTTGAAACGGAAAGGATCGTCCCATTTGACGCCGAGGATGTAATTGACCATTCCGTTGATGAGCGTGCTCTTGCCGCACCCAGTGGCGCCCATTAAGATGATTACTTTGTGTTTTCGCATAACGTATGACGACAGAGAACCTTCTGGCTGTCCGATGTCGAAACAACGAAAATCCTCACCAACGGATGTTTCCTCGGCGTTCAACAAGTAAACATTAGGTTGACCTTTTTTGATTAATTGACTGTACTGCCTGCTGGTGGAAAACAACTCGCCGATGTTTCGGTTTGACCGAGGCTCTTCGTGCACCGGCAATCGATAATTTTGATCATTGTCGAATTCACGTTCCTTCTCTTGTTGTCTCTTGTTTTTGCTGGGGGATTCACTGGCCTTGGAGTCCGTTTCgtgatgttttcttgtttcttcttctcgacaAGACGAGTTTggccttgttttcttttctcgctGGTGATCGCCAGACGATTTACCAGGGTCGTCATTTTGGTTTCCTGCAGCAATTGAACTCTTTTGTATTGAGGTAGCTATGGACCTATCTTGGCTATCTTTTATCTCAATTTTATTCAAACTAGTTACAAGTGAATCTCGTCTTGTTACCGCGTTACCAGCATAGCTGCTCTCAGTGCTTTGTGTTTGATGACGGTTCTCCGTTATTCCGTATGAATCTTTCTCTTGCGTCGATGGGTTTGTTTCAGTTTCCCCCATGAACTGAGTCATGCTGTTATCGGACGAAGCAGGTCCATTATTGCTCTCAGCGTCTTCCATAGCAGCATCTAAATCGGACGAAAGCATGGATGAGTCAATATCCAtgctttcatcttcttcctctttacttttttcatcCTTCTGAACAACAGTACCAAATTCATTTGTCAACTGTGGCTGTTTTGTTGATGAGGAAACATCATCTGGTGTTATTTGATGTAGATTTGGATAAAGAGAGGGACTTTGGGGTTGATTTTGTTGGACCTTTTCAGGTGAATTGACTGGATTATCCAACGGCACCAAAGATTGGTCGGATACTCCGTCAGAAAAATCAATAACTTGTATGGCTCCGTCGTTCCACGACGAAGAGATTGGCACCAGTGCTATCTGGTACCAAGTGTTCCGGTTTGGATCCCCTCTATTCAGATCAGCTTCATTTGCAAAATCGTATAGTTTTCTTCTAACTTCCGCAAGACTTTCCTTCTCTAATCTTGTGATCATCAAAGTTGGGAGCTCGAAAGCTAATTCCTTGCCCCCAGTTAGTTCCAATATTTTATCTaccaaaatattttggttGTATT
This sequence is a window from Daphnia pulicaria isolate SC F1-1A chromosome 7, SC_F0-13Bv2, whole genome shotgun sequence. Protein-coding genes within it:
- the LOC124351108 gene encoding uncharacterized protein LOC124351108, yielding MAEPRIRMSSLGRDARVGDFYNYFTDSIFSSGIEVPEEYKSISKTASETTISFFYQKPDKLKRYMLNINSHLYHSIEKGCLDLKNLWFANYLNANLTEGEGRVAQVTVFIRLSRRIETLDPQFISSRMYEYQLRSGGRATHLMEKVVYGAEIICSIKKLVDWEKETKESVERNIYLTAKDYFDHAFGLDPATTQLPPELNEATCKVLNSLEAGKNSKSSFQEFIQYLRDVIYYYHDERPEKWKPIEIVLRDIPAQIDARLWLERRNEIAFLKEQYEITWKWIVKESRILSNHLSLHRFPSLEKVICQFQDLLQPFWNKEIVKFQENTQTPEQVLEKVKPISDFLTQMIDWLAQRRKEIEVFDLLLNGTQLAALDLEDIKIRMRNAVEKSAIVFVLKVEYNQNILVDKILELTGGKELAFELPTLMITRLEKESLAEVRRKLYDFANEADLNRGDPNRNTWYQIALVPISSSWNDGAIQVIDFSDGVSDQSLVPLDNPVNSPEKVQQNQPQSPSLYPNLHQITPDDVSSSTKQPQLTNEFGTVVQKDEKSKEEEDESMDIDSSMLSSDLDAAMEDAESNNGPASSDNSMTQFMGETETNPSTQEKDSYGITENRHQTQSTESSYAGNAVTRRDSLVTSLNKIEIKDSQDRSIATSIQKSSIAAGNQNDDPGKSSGDHQREKKTRPNSSCREEETRKHHETDSKASESPSKNKRQQEKEREFDNDQNYRLPVHEEPRSNRNIGELFSTSRQYSQLIKKGQPNVYLLNAEETSVGEDFRCFDIGQPEGSLSSYVMRKHKVIILMGATGCGKSTLINGMVNYILGVKWDDPFRFKCVRDDETTAKNQAISQTSSVTAYTIHHQEGMTVPYSITIIDTPGYGDTRGVQRDKEITRKIHQFLTQPETRVDEIHAACFVAASGNSRLTPTQSYIIDSVLSIFGKDVKENIRLLVTFADNAHPPVVEACLAANFPVTSVSAGITFSKFNSSVLYANNDQKGEDDFCFDELFWDMGKENFHNFFTMLEGMNGKDLKSTRNVIQSRGLLEQSLKNIEQELEVCFAKIENIEIFQSKMREYGHKMDANKNFTFEKTEMRLTKFTCGKGFFAYNCRRCRDTCERPVKQKKTERLATIKRKCDKEFCTCPASEHEYQQFEWRLTPVKITTTLKDMKAEYESNYDRKVSVEQLLADNLDELNVAKAKVFSLLEQVGINARSLESTALRSNALTPSDYLSMMRSRVAEEQAPGYLTRLETLTELQNCLAADASASASYKTARSFPNQQTQHRSSNTGGASYRGNYGSKTFQYSQQGTVDGYRMTTTNTAGASINYSSGYNTRAASGPILNQHNNQSDMTRRETSDSKEDYSSDDNKEKKGMFARAKDFIFNK